Proteins encoded within one genomic window of Armatimonadota bacterium:
- a CDS encoding type II toxin-antitoxin system ParD family antitoxin: MPTMNISLPDQLKDFVADQVGSSRYSSISEYIRELTRNDEKRKAQGKLEAPLVEGIMGGDPTERTRQDGGDIRREAVSRFEVRKSRKTA, encoded by the coding sequence ATGCCGACCATGAACATTTCTCTCCCCGACCAGCTCAAGGACTTCGTTGCGGATCAGGTCGGCTCGAGCCGCTATAGCAGCATAAGTGAATACATTCGAGAGCTGACCCGCAACGACGAAAAGCGCAAAGCTCAGGGCAAGTTAGAAGCCCCGCTTGTAGAGGGCATCATGGGCGGCGATCCGACGGAGCGGACGCGACAGGACGGGGGCGATATTCGCCGTGAAGCTGTCAGTCGATTTGAAGTACGTAAATCCAGGAAGACAGCCTGA
- a CDS encoding NAD-dependent epimerase/dehydratase family protein — MRSGQKVLVTGSCGLIGSEVTRSFARLGFSVTGIDSNHRAVFFGPEGDTSWALEQLVAEIPDYRHVAMDIRNRERLLALMKELKPDLIIHTAAQPSHDRAAAIPFLDFEVNALGTLHLLEAARQSCPESPFIHMSTNKVYGDRPNTLALAELKTRWDYADAAYAHGIAEDFSIDQSKHSLFGASKVAADVMVQEYGRYFGMPTCVLRGGCLTGPNHSGVELHGFLSYLVKCNVEGREYKVFGYKGKQVRDNIHSEDVAAFMHEFWKAPRVAEVYNLGGGKSNSCSVIEAFRLAEDVTGKPMNWRYVDENRIGDHICYYSDLRKMQHHYPAWKLSKTLPVIFAEIAASWKQRLPAGAL; from the coding sequence ATGCGTAGTGGACAGAAAGTTCTGGTGACCGGCTCATGCGGTCTGATCGGCTCAGAGGTCACGCGCTCGTTCGCACGGCTCGGCTTCTCCGTCACAGGCATCGATAGCAACCACCGGGCTGTGTTCTTCGGTCCGGAGGGCGACACCAGTTGGGCGCTGGAGCAACTGGTGGCCGAGATTCCTGACTACCGCCATGTGGCGATGGATATTCGTAATCGTGAACGCCTCCTGGCCCTGATGAAAGAATTGAAGCCGGACCTGATCATTCATACCGCCGCCCAACCTTCGCACGATCGCGCCGCGGCCATCCCTTTCCTCGATTTTGAAGTGAACGCCCTGGGCACGCTGCATCTGCTGGAGGCAGCGCGCCAGAGCTGCCCTGAATCGCCGTTCATCCACATGTCCACCAACAAGGTGTACGGCGACAGGCCCAACACGCTGGCGTTGGCCGAGCTGAAAACACGTTGGGACTACGCTGACGCCGCCTACGCCCACGGCATCGCCGAGGACTTCTCCATCGATCAGAGCAAGCACTCTCTCTTCGGCGCCTCCAAGGTGGCGGCCGATGTCATGGTGCAGGAGTATGGCCGCTACTTCGGCATGCCCACCTGCGTGCTGCGCGGCGGCTGCCTCACCGGGCCCAACCATTCCGGCGTGGAGCTGCACGGCTTCCTCAGCTATCTGGTGAAGTGCAACGTGGAGGGGCGCGAATACAAGGTGTTTGGCTACAAGGGGAAGCAGGTGCGGGACAACATCCACTCCGAGGACGTGGCCGCCTTCATGCACGAATTCTGGAAGGCGCCGCGCGTGGCCGAGGTATATAATCTCGGTGGCGGGAAGAGCAACTCCTGCTCCGTGATCGAGGCCTTCCGCCTCGCCGAGGACGTCACCGGCAAGCCGATGAACTGGCGCTATGTGGACGAAAACCGGATCGGCGATCACATCTGTTACTACAGCGATTTGCGCAAGATGCAGCACCACTACCCGGCCTGGAAACTCAGCAAGACTTTGCCGGTGATCTTCGCCGAAATCGCGGCGAGCTGGAAACAGCGTCTGCCCGCCGGGGCGCTATGA
- a CDS encoding NAD-dependent epimerase/dehydratase family protein: MRILITGVCGFVGSTLAECLLERVEGIHIAGIDNLMRPGSETNRARLERLGVEFVHGELRSASDIAGLPACDWVIDAAANPSVLAGLSGEGSSRRLFEHNLSALGNVLEYCRQHRAGLLLLSSSRVYSIPALCSIPLCVRDAAFVVDEAAALPPGLSVNGLGVSFSTAAPVSLYGATKLASEIMALEYGAAFDFPVWITRCGVLAGAGQFGTPAQGIFAYWINAHLRRRPLRYIGFDGAGHQARDAFHPRDLAALLLAQMRTARAAGQRVYTAGGGVSNTMSLAQLNAWCDGRFGLHAPQADPAPRQYDIPWVTMDNTEAARDFYWQLEMKLPAILDEIAQHASAHPEWLELSRA, encoded by the coding sequence ATGAGAATCCTCATCACAGGCGTGTGCGGCTTTGTGGGCAGCACACTGGCGGAGTGCCTGCTAGAGCGCGTGGAGGGCATCCACATCGCCGGCATCGACAACCTGATGAGGCCGGGCTCGGAGACCAACCGGGCGCGGCTGGAGCGGCTGGGAGTGGAGTTCGTTCACGGGGAGCTGCGCTCGGCTAGCGACATCGCCGGCCTGCCCGCCTGCGATTGGGTGATCGATGCGGCGGCCAATCCGAGCGTGCTGGCCGGGCTCTCCGGCGAGGGCAGCAGCCGCCGACTGTTTGAACACAATCTTTCCGCGCTCGGCAACGTGTTGGAATACTGCCGCCAGCATCGCGCCGGGCTGTTGCTGCTGAGCAGCAGCCGTGTTTACTCCATACCGGCGCTGTGCTCCATTCCCCTATGCGTGCGCGACGCGGCCTTCGTGGTGGATGAGGCCGCCGCGCTGCCGCCCGGACTGAGCGTCAACGGCCTGGGTGTGAGCTTCTCCACCGCCGCGCCGGTTTCTCTCTACGGCGCCACCAAGCTAGCGTCGGAGATCATGGCGCTGGAATACGGCGCCGCCTTCGATTTCCCCGTGTGGATCACGCGCTGCGGCGTGCTGGCCGGGGCAGGGCAGTTTGGCACGCCGGCACAGGGCATCTTCGCCTATTGGATCAACGCCCATCTGCGGCGGCGGCCGCTGCGCTACATCGGATTTGACGGCGCCGGCCACCAGGCGCGGGATGCGTTTCATCCGCGGGATCTGGCGGCGCTGCTGCTGGCCCAGATGCGCACCGCCCGCGCCGCCGGACAGCGTGTCTACACGGCCGGCGGCGGCGTGTCCAACACCATGTCTCTGGCGCAGCTCAATGCCTGGTGCGACGGACGATTCGGCCTCCATGCGCCACAGGCCGATCCCGCGCCGCGCCAATACGACATCCCCTGGGTGACGATGGACAACACCGAGGCCGCCCGCGATTTTTACTGGCAACTGGAGATGAAGCTCCCGGCGATTCTCGACGAGATTGCCCAGCACGCCAGCGCGCATCCGGAGTGGCTGGAGCTGAGCCGCGCATGA
- a CDS encoding glycosyltransferase family 2 protein, whose product MKSPPPVPREPLWLLSVVLPARDEAGCIGATVEHLHLELRLHEIPHEIIVVDDGSTDATWTLLQELHARIPECKPVQNLGEHGFGRAITYGFSQLSGDAVVVMMADESDDCRDVVRYWQMLNEGWDAVFGSRFIRGGGVIDYPTHKLVINRFANFCLRVLFRVPLNDFTNAFKAYRRTVIEGCRPYLSPHFNLTVELPLKTIVRGYSWTVIPITWRNRRSGESKLKLREMGSRYLFIALYCWLEKYFSRGDYRVR is encoded by the coding sequence ATGAAATCGCCGCCGCCCGTGCCGCGTGAGCCGCTGTGGCTGCTCTCCGTAGTTCTCCCCGCCCGCGATGAGGCGGGCTGCATCGGGGCCACGGTGGAGCATCTCCATCTGGAGTTGCGGCTACATGAGATTCCCCATGAAATCATCGTGGTGGACGATGGCAGCACGGATGCCACCTGGACTCTGCTCCAGGAACTCCACGCCCGCATCCCGGAGTGCAAGCCGGTTCAGAACCTGGGCGAGCACGGCTTTGGCCGCGCCATCACCTACGGATTTAGTCAGCTCTCCGGCGACGCCGTGGTGGTGATGATGGCCGATGAATCGGACGACTGCCGCGACGTGGTCCGCTACTGGCAGATGTTGAACGAAGGTTGGGACGCTGTCTTCGGCTCGCGCTTCATTCGCGGCGGCGGCGTGATCGATTATCCCACCCACAAGCTGGTGATCAACCGCTTCGCCAACTTCTGCCTGCGCGTGCTGTTCAGGGTGCCGCTGAACGATTTCACCAACGCCTTCAAGGCCTACCGCCGCACGGTCATCGAGGGCTGCCGCCCCTACCTCTCACCCCACTTCAACCTCACCGTGGAACTGCCGCTCAAGACCATCGTGCGAGGGTACAGTTGGACCGTCATCCCCATCACGTGGCGCAACCGGCGCAGCGGGGAATCGAAACTCAAGCTGCGCGAGATGGGCAGCCGCTATCTGTTTATCGCGCTGTACTGCTGGCTGGAGAAGTATTTCAGCCGCGGTGATTACCGTGTGCGGTGA
- a CDS encoding AbrB/MazE/SpoVT family DNA-binding domain-containing protein, producing MTALKLTAIGTSSGVIIPKEMLSRLKVKKGDTLYAVETAEGYLLTPYDPAIDEQLQAGQQFMREYRDTFKALAK from the coding sequence ATGACTGCACTCAAACTGACCGCCATCGGAACTTCTTCCGGCGTAATCATCCCCAAGGAGATGCTCTCGCGGTTGAAGGTCAAAAAGGGTGACACGCTGTACGCCGTCGAGACGGCGGAGGGCTACCTGTTGACGCCTTACGATCCGGCGATCGACGAGCAACTCCAGGCCGGCCAGCAGTTCATGAGAGAGTACCGCGACACGTTCAAAGCCCTTGCAAAATGA
- a CDS encoding type II toxin-antitoxin system death-on-curing family toxin yields MKTPPRWIAEKALLLLHEESLAAFGGARGFRDRAMLESALARPLNTHAYRPGSTIADLAASYAYGLARNHPFVDGNKRAAFLSIGVFLAFNGLRLAADQVDAIQTMLAVADGSLDEQGLAAWIQSNSVPR; encoded by the coding sequence ATGAAGACGCCGCCGCGTTGGATCGCTGAAAAGGCTCTGCTCCTGCTGCATGAGGAGAGTCTGGCCGCTTTTGGGGGCGCCCGCGGATTCCGGGATCGGGCGATGCTGGAATCCGCGCTGGCCCGCCCGCTGAACACCCACGCCTACCGACCCGGGAGCACTATTGCGGACCTGGCCGCTTCGTATGCTTACGGCTTGGCCAGAAACCACCCGTTTGTTGACGGCAACAAGCGGGCTGCGTTCCTTTCCATCGGCGTGTTCCTGGCTTTCAACGGCCTGCGTCTGGCGGCGGACCAGGTGGACGCCATCCAGACGATGCTTGCCGTGGCGGATGGCTCGCTGGACGAACAGGGCCTGGCTGCCTGGATTCAGAGCAACAGCGTGCCCAGGTAG